One part of the Odontesthes bonariensis isolate fOdoBon6 chromosome 13, fOdoBon6.hap1, whole genome shotgun sequence genome encodes these proteins:
- the hbegfa gene encoding heparin-binding EGF-like growth factor a translates to MRIFPVALLLVHALVVSRLASGAAVDRHEKDRQRHTSVINLLDTTRDRRVGEDSRSGVATTEEYVREGKEVDDYDDEYYYDDEYEDGMSGDYELELPRVAMSSKPKDLSSIPEAESTEGKRRRGKGRRGKGKGKKRNPCLKKFKDFCIHGTCQYLRDIRAPSCVCHPDYSGERCEFFTLPSHSPEGYSRTTALAVVAVVLSSVCLTIIGLLLMLRFHKRGAYDVESEEKVKLGLSSDH, encoded by the exons ATGAGGATTTTCCCTGTTGCGCTCCTGCTGGTTCACGCCTTGG TGGTGTCCAGACTGGCCAGTGGTGCAGCTGTGGACAGGCATGAGAAGGACAGGCAGCGGCACACATCTGTTATCAACCTCCTGGACACAACCAGAGACAGGAGGGTTGGGGAGGACAGCAGAAGTGGGGTCGCCACAACTGAGGAGTACGTTCGGGAAGGCAAGGAGGTGGACGATTACGACGATGAGTATTACTATGATGACGAGTATGAAGATGGCATGTCTGGAGACTACGAACTGGAACTGCCACGAG TTGCCATGTCGAGCAAACCCAAAGACCTGTCTTCCATCCCGGAGGCCGAAAGCACAGAGggaaagagaaggagaggaaagggaaggagggggaaaggCAAAGGAAAGAAGAGGAATCCCTGTCTGAAGAAGTTTAAGGATTTCTGCATTCACGGCACCTGCCAGTACCTGAGGGACATCCGCGCCCCATCCTGTGT GTGCCACCCAGATTACTCTGGTGAAAGGTGTGAGTTTTTCACGCTGCCTTCCCACTCTCCTGAGGGCTACAGCAGGACTACGGCCCTGGCCGTTGTGGCAGTGGTGCTGTCGTCCGTCTGCCTCACCATCATTGGCCTTTTATTAATGCTGAG GTTTCACAAGCGGGGAGCATATGATGTAGAGAGCGAAGAGAAGGTCAAACTAGGGTTGTCATCTGACCACTGA